One window of Mediterraneibacter butyricigenes genomic DNA carries:
- the ylxM gene encoding YlxM family DNA-binding protein, with the protein MDERYEQAMLYDFYGELLTEHQKEIYELFVLDDYSLGEIAQEKGISRQGVHDLIKRCNKTLEGYEEKLHLVQKFLSVKEKVHRIDELLLTSETSPEDPAIAKIRKIADEIIEEL; encoded by the coding sequence ATGGATGAACGTTATGAGCAGGCCATGTTATATGATTTTTATGGAGAACTTCTGACAGAACATCAGAAAGAGATCTATGAACTGTTTGTCTTGGATGATTATTCTCTGGGTGAGATCGCTCAGGAAAAGGGAATCAGCAGACAGGGCGTACATGATCTGATCAAGCGCTGTAATAAAACATTGGAAGGATACGAGGAAAAGCTGCATCTGGTGCAGAAATTCCTGTCCGTGAAGGAAAAGGTTCACAGGATTGATGAACTGCTCCTTACATCAGAAACCAGTCCAGAAGATCCGGCGATCGCGAAGATAAGAAAGATTGCGGATGAGATAATCGAGGAGTTATAG
- the ffh gene encoding signal recognition particle protein, whose translation MAFDSLSEKLQNVFKNLRSKGRLTEADVKAAMKEVKMALLEADVNFRVVKKFIKGVEERAIGQDVMNGLNPGQMVIKIVNEELIALMGSETTEIKFQPGSAITVIMMAGLQGAGKTTTTAKLAGKFKLKGKKPLLVACDVYRPAAIKQLQVNGEKQGVEVFSMGENHKPANIAKAALEHAAKNHNNVIILDTAGRLHVDEEMMAELQEIKDTVEVHQTILVVDAMTGQDAVNVASSFQEKIGIDGVIITKLDGDTRGGAALSIKAVTGCPILYAGMGEKLSDLEQFYPDRMASRILGMGDVLTLIEKAGQEMDETKAREMAQKMKKAQFDYNDYLESVKQMKKMGGLASLMNMIPGMNQMKNQGVDAEEGEKRMARMEAIIFSMTEEERANPDLLNPSRRHRIAKGAGVDISEVNSMVKRFNETRKMMKKLPGMMGGKKGRMKFPF comes from the coding sequence ATGGCATTTGACAGTTTAAGTGAAAAACTTCAAAATGTATTCAAAAATCTGCGCAGCAAAGGAAGACTGACAGAGGCTGACGTAAAGGCTGCAATGAAGGAAGTAAAGATGGCGCTTTTGGAGGCCGATGTAAACTTCCGTGTGGTTAAGAAATTTATCAAAGGCGTGGAAGAACGTGCCATCGGTCAGGACGTGATGAACGGACTGAATCCGGGGCAGATGGTGATCAAGATTGTAAACGAAGAGCTGATCGCCCTGATGGGTTCTGAGACGACCGAGATCAAATTCCAGCCGGGAAGTGCGATTACGGTAATCATGATGGCAGGTCTTCAGGGAGCCGGTAAGACGACTACCACCGCAAAGCTGGCAGGAAAGTTCAAATTAAAGGGTAAGAAGCCGTTGCTGGTTGCCTGTGATGTATACCGTCCCGCAGCAATCAAACAGTTGCAGGTCAACGGAGAAAAGCAGGGAGTAGAGGTCTTCTCCATGGGAGAGAACCACAAACCGGCCAACATCGCAAAAGCCGCGCTGGAACATGCGGCAAAGAATCATAACAATGTGATAATCCTGGATACCGCCGGACGACTTCATGTAGATGAAGAGATGATGGCAGAGCTTCAGGAGATTAAAGATACAGTCGAAGTGCATCAGACAATCCTGGTTGTCGATGCCATGACAGGACAGGATGCAGTCAATGTGGCATCCAGTTTCCAAGAAAAGATCGGAATCGACGGTGTGATCATCACAAAGCTGGATGGTGATACCAGAGGCGGTGCGGCACTGTCCATCAAAGCAGTGACAGGCTGTCCGATCCTTTACGCAGGTATGGGAGAAAAACTCTCGGATCTGGAACAGTTTTATCCGGATCGTATGGCTTCCAGAATCCTTGGAATGGGAGATGTTCTGACCTTGATCGAGAAAGCCGGTCAGGAGATGGACGAGACAAAAGCCAGAGAGATGGCCCAGAAGATGAAGAAAGCCCAGTTTGACTACAATGATTATCTGGAAAGCGTCAAACAGATGAAGAAGATGGGCGGCCTTGCAAGCCTGATGAACATGATCCCGGGGATGAATCAGATGAAGAACCAGGGAGTAGATGCAGAAGAAGGCGAAAAGAGAATGGCTCGCATGGAAGCAATCATTTTTTCCATGACAGAAGAAGAAAGAGCCAATCCGGATCTTTTAAATCCCTCCAGACGGCATCGAATCGCCAAAGGAGCCGGAGTGGATATCTCGGAAGTAAACAGTATGGTCAAGCGTTTTAACGAGACCCGTAAGATGATGAAGAAGCTTCCGGGAATGATGGGTGGTAAAAAGGGAAGAATGAAATTTCCTTTTTAA
- the rpsP gene encoding 30S ribosomal protein S16, giving the protein MAVKIRLRRMGQKKAPFYRIVVADGRAPRDGKFIEEIGTYDPTQDPSVFKVDEEAAKKWLNNGAQPTEVVGKIFKMAGIEK; this is encoded by the coding sequence ATGGCAGTAAAGATCAGATTAAGAAGAATGGGACAGAAGAAAGCTCCTTTTTATAGAATTGTAGTAGCTGACGGAAGAGCCCCAAGAGACGGTAAGTTCATCGAGGAAATCGGAACTTATGATCCGACACAGGATCCGAGCGTATTCAAAGTAGACGAAGAAGCAGCTAAGAAATGGCTCAACAACGGAGCACAGCCGACAGAAGTTGTTGGTAAGATTTTCAAGATGGCAGGTATTGAGAAATAA
- a CDS encoding KH domain-containing protein — MKELVEVIAKALVDEPEGVSVTERQEGRNTVLELHVADGDMGKVIGKQGRIAKSIRAVVKAAAAKENKRVIVDITQ; from the coding sequence ATGAAAGAATTAGTAGAGGTCATCGCAAAAGCGTTGGTTGACGAGCCGGAGGGCGTATCTGTTACAGAACGTCAGGAAGGCAGAAATACTGTGTTGGAGCTGCATGTGGCGGACGGAGATATGGGAAAGGTCATTGGAAAACAGGGCCGTATCGCCAAATCAATCCGTGCAGTTGTGAAAGCAGCCGCAGCAAAAGAAAACAAACGAGTGATCGTTGATATCACACAGTAA
- the rimM gene encoding ribosome maturation factor RimM (Essential for efficient processing of 16S rRNA) yields the protein MEQYLQVGVITSTHGIRGEVKVFPTTDDPQRFKKLKKVFLDTGREKMPLEVAGARFFKNLVIVKFKGIDNINEIEKYRQCALLVDREEAVDLQEDEYFIADLLGMEVYADGEYFGHLKDVMETGANEVYVIESEKHGEVLLPAIHDCILSVDTEERKMEVRLLDGLLD from the coding sequence ATGGAACAGTATTTACAGGTTGGCGTCATTACGTCCACCCATGGAATCCGCGGGGAAGTTAAGGTATTTCCGACGACCGATGATCCGCAGAGATTTAAAAAATTAAAAAAAGTTTTTCTGGATACAGGAAGAGAAAAAATGCCGCTGGAAGTTGCGGGTGCCCGTTTTTTCAAGAACCTGGTGATTGTCAAATTCAAAGGGATCGACAATATCAACGAGATTGAAAAGTACAGGCAGTGTGCGCTTCTGGTCGATCGGGAAGAAGCGGTAGATCTTCAGGAAGATGAATATTTTATTGCGGATCTTCTGGGGATGGAAGTCTATGCAGACGGAGAATATTTTGGCCATTTGAAGGATGTAATGGAGACCGGAGCAAATGAAGTCTATGTGATTGAGAGTGAGAAACATGGGGAAGTACTGCTGCCGGCGATCCACGACTGTATCCTGTCAGTAGACACGGAGGAGCGAAAAATGGAAGTCCGTTTGTTGGACGGATTGTTGGATTAG